A genomic segment from Ptychodera flava strain L36383 chromosome 23 unlocalized genomic scaffold, AS_Pfla_20210202 Scaffold_23__1_contigs__length_28996876_pilon, whole genome shotgun sequence encodes:
- the LOC139124215 gene encoding uncharacterized protein, giving the protein MVIYKLHLSDNADLDATGAKVSAAIDVTGAPTSVPATADGENTGLTSGMTASVRILNTDGNCAAYDKVCIKVAPDNPVLCISITAPDCSAISVKADTFKITEPTIFKLTTTEDTKLTFDAGLSFDGSTEVAISSYKLHLSDKEDLGAEGAKVSAAIDVTDAPESVPANADGTKDKGLTTGMTATVKILSAEDCSAYGHLCLKVEHGPATGCLDVKDKIECSDSGAGVQRLSLFTALLILMSIVLPFTG; this is encoded by the exons ATGGTGATCTATAAACTGCATCTCTCCGACAACGCCGACCTCGATGCAACGGGTGCCAAGGTCTCTGCGGCGATAGACGTCACTGGTGCCCCTACCTCAGTACCGGCGACAGCTGATGGCGAGAACACTGGCTTGACAAGTGGAATGACCGCGAGCGTACGAATATTGAACACCGATGGCAACTGTGCCGCTTATGACAAAGTCTGTATCAAAGTAGCCCCCGATAACCCAGTCCTGTGTATTAGTATAACAGCCCCAGATTGTTCAG CGATTTCTGTCAAAGCGGACACCTTTAAAATCACAGAACCAACAATTTTCAAACTGACAACCACCGAGGATACGAAGCTGACCTTCGATGCTGGGTTATCGTTCGATGGATCCACTGAAGTGGCCATATCGTCATACAAGCTACATCTCTCTGACAAGGAGGACTTGGGCGCTGAAGGAGCGAAAGTATCAGCTGCCATTGACGTCACAGATGCACCAGAATCTGTACCTGCTAATGCTGACGGGACTAAAGACAAGGGATTGACCACTGGTATGACAGCAACCGTGAAGATTCTATCAGCAGAGGACTGCAGTGCCTACGGACACTTGTGCTTGAAAGTGGAACATGGCCCCGCTACTGGATGCCTTGATGTCAAGGATAAAATAGAGTGTTCTG ACAGTGGAGCTGGTGTGCAGAGACTGAGTCTATTTACTGCTCTATTGATTTTGATGTCCATCGTGTTGCCATTTACAGGATAG